The following proteins come from a genomic window of Fontisubflavum oceani:
- the hppD gene encoding 4-hydroxyphenylpyruvate dioxygenase, which produces MGPFPHDAPRATISDENPAGTDGFEFVEFAHPEPQELRDLFAKMGYVHTANHKTKAIELWQQGDITYVLNAEPGSFASRFVEEHGPCAPSMAWRVVDADHALKHALSKGAEEYTGADKTMDVPAIIGIGGSLIYLIDQYYDANPYNEEFDWVADAHPAGVGFYYLDHLTHNVHKGNMDIWFDFYGRIFNFKEIRFFDIEGKFTGLLSRALTSPCGRIRIPINEDRGEKGQIVEYLKRYKGEGIQHIAVGTNDIYASTDQIAERGIKFMPAPPDTYYDLSHERVQGHEEPLDHMRKHGILIDGEGVVDGGETRILLQIFSKTVIGPIFFEFIQRKGDDGFGEGNFKALFESIEADQIARGVLDEAS; this is translated from the coding sequence ATGGGCCCGTTCCCCCATGACGCCCCCCGTGCCACCATCAGTGACGAAAACCCCGCAGGAACCGACGGGTTCGAGTTTGTCGAATTCGCGCATCCCGAGCCGCAAGAGCTGCGCGATCTTTTCGCCAAGATGGGTTATGTGCACACCGCCAATCACAAGACCAAAGCCATCGAGCTTTGGCAGCAGGGCGACATCACCTATGTGCTGAACGCCGAACCGGGCAGCTTCGCCAGTCGGTTTGTGGAAGAGCATGGGCCCTGCGCGCCATCGATGGCCTGGCGCGTCGTGGATGCCGATCACGCGCTGAAACATGCGCTGTCGAAAGGGGCCGAAGAATATACCGGCGCCGACAAAACGATGGATGTGCCCGCAATCATCGGCATCGGCGGCAGTCTAATTTATCTGATCGATCAGTACTACGACGCGAACCCCTATAACGAGGAGTTCGATTGGGTTGCGGATGCGCATCCCGCTGGCGTCGGCTTCTACTATCTCGATCACCTCACCCACAATGTCCACAAGGGCAATATGGATATCTGGTTCGACTTCTATGGCCGGATCTTCAACTTCAAGGAAATCCGCTTCTTCGATATCGAAGGCAAGTTCACCGGTCTCTTGAGCCGTGCGCTCACCTCGCCTTGCGGTCGCATCCGGATCCCGATCAACGAGGACCGGGGCGAGAAGGGCCAGATCGTCGAATATCTGAAGCGCTACAAAGGCGAAGGTATCCAGCATATCGCGGTCGGCACCAATGATATTTATGCCTCGACCGACCAGATCGCCGAGCGCGGCATCAAGTTCATGCCGGCCCCGCCGGACACCTATTACGACTTGAGCCATGAGCGCGTGCAAGGTCATGAAGAACCGCTCGACCATATGCGCAAACATGGCATTCTGATCGACGGCGAAGGCGTGGTTGATGGCGGGGAAACCCGCATCCTGCTGCAGATTTTCTCGAAAACCGTGATTGGCCCGATCTTCTTTGAGTTCATCCAACGCAAAGGCGATGACGGGTTTGGCGAAGGCAATTTCAAAGCCCTCTTCGAGAGCATCGAGGCCGACCAAATCGCCCGCGGCGTGCTTGACGAGGCCTCCTAG
- a CDS encoding Lrp/AsnC family transcriptional regulator, with protein MLDNTDRRLLKALQQNATLTAQELGEKLNLSASQAGRRRQRLEAAGYLIGARAVIDPARVGLGVQAFVQVQMAAHSDDTDASFARLVRAQESITAAFTLTGEADYLLRVWCADLQALHEIIHGILLPHPSVARVQSQIVMDQMKPDAPLPI; from the coding sequence ATGCTTGATAACACTGACCGGCGCCTTCTCAAAGCGCTACAACAAAACGCGACCCTGACCGCGCAGGAGTTGGGCGAGAAGCTGAACCTCTCGGCCAGCCAAGCCGGACGCCGACGGCAACGCCTGGAAGCGGCAGGCTATCTGATCGGGGCCCGGGCCGTTATCGATCCGGCGCGTGTCGGCTTGGGCGTGCAAGCTTTCGTGCAGGTGCAGATGGCAGCTCATAGCGATGACACCGATGCCAGTTTCGCCCGCCTCGTCCGGGCGCAAGAGTCGATCACAGCGGCCTTTACGCTGACAGGTGAGGCCGATTACCTGCTCCGCGTTTGGTGCGCCGATCTGCAAGCCTTGCACGAGATCATCCACGGGATACTCTTGCCGCACCCCTCTGTCGCGCGGGTGCAATCGCAGATCGTTATGGATCAGATGAAGCCCGACGCGCCATTGCCCATCTAG
- a CDS encoding monovalent cation:proton antiporter-2 (CPA2) family protein, whose translation MEDFLLQATIYLAAMVIAVPLSVRFGMGSVLGYLLAGIMIGPVLGLVGAETEDLQHFAEFGVVLMLFLIGLELDPKGLWEMRKKLVGLGGAQIVLSTAALAGGAALLGFAWQTSLAIGLILALSSTAIVLQTLNEKKLMQTNGGRSAFSVLLTQDIAVIPMLALLPLLAVPGLVSFGEDGSIQRAVEDDAHHTMSLVEGLPGWGVTLVTLGAVAAVILGGYFLSRPLFRFIHMARLREMYTAVALVIVVGIAFLMILVGLSPALGAFVAGVVLANSEFRHELEADIEPFKGLLLGLFFITVGAGINFRVLWDSFFVVVGLTLAVMTVKGVLLYGIGLIFRLRGRNLWLFTLGLAQAGEFGFVLISFSLQQTVLPIHIGEMLLLVVALSMLLTPLFFILYDYLSHRMGEANDENPEPDRIDAKAPVIIAGIGRFGQVVNRMVQASGFKTIVLDSDLSTIQLMRKFGFRGFFGDPTRPELLHAAGLDDASVLVVAVDDKQAAVNLVSYARRLRPDIAITARAHDRLHVYELYNAGADHIVREMFDSSLRAARYVLEDMGMTDYEAHELETAFYRHDRQNLRSLADVWVPGVPVTQNDAYMERARELNNNLETALVTQLDEMAHDEPPQTGKRRTRSDAGALKGVIARQNATQNPGDG comes from the coding sequence ATGGAAGATTTCCTGCTCCAAGCCACCATCTACCTCGCCGCGATGGTGATCGCGGTGCCTTTGTCGGTGCGGTTTGGCATGGGATCGGTGCTTGGCTATCTCCTCGCCGGGATCATGATTGGCCCGGTTCTGGGGCTGGTCGGGGCCGAAACGGAAGATTTGCAGCATTTCGCGGAATTCGGCGTCGTCCTCATGCTGTTTCTCATCGGTTTGGAACTAGACCCCAAGGGCCTCTGGGAGATGCGCAAGAAGCTGGTCGGCCTTGGCGGCGCGCAAATCGTGCTAAGCACGGCCGCATTGGCAGGTGGCGCGGCGCTGTTAGGCTTTGCCTGGCAAACCTCTTTGGCGATTGGTTTGATCCTCGCGCTCTCTTCGACCGCGATTGTGCTGCAAACGTTGAATGAAAAGAAGCTGATGCAGACAAATGGCGGGCGGTCGGCCTTCTCGGTCCTGCTGACGCAAGACATTGCCGTGATCCCGATGCTGGCGCTTTTGCCGCTTCTTGCCGTGCCCGGATTGGTCAGTTTCGGCGAAGACGGCTCGATCCAACGCGCGGTCGAGGATGACGCGCATCACACGATGTCGCTTGTCGAGGGGTTGCCGGGATGGGGTGTCACGCTGGTGACCCTCGGTGCCGTCGCCGCCGTTATCCTGGGCGGCTATTTCCTAAGCCGCCCGCTTTTCCGGTTCATCCATATGGCGCGGCTGCGTGAAATGTATACCGCCGTGGCGCTCGTCATCGTCGTCGGCATCGCATTTCTGATGATCCTTGTTGGCTTGTCGCCAGCGCTTGGCGCCTTTGTTGCCGGGGTCGTACTGGCCAACTCCGAATTCCGCCATGAGCTTGAGGCCGATATCGAGCCTTTCAAGGGGCTGCTTCTGGGGCTTTTCTTCATCACCGTCGGCGCAGGCATCAATTTCCGCGTCCTCTGGGACAGTTTCTTTGTCGTGGTCGGGCTGACGCTCGCAGTCATGACCGTCAAAGGCGTTCTGCTTTATGGCATCGGCCTGATCTTTCGGTTGCGCGGGCGAAACCTCTGGCTGTTCACCCTCGGCTTGGCGCAAGCGGGCGAGTTTGGCTTCGTGTTGATCTCCTTCTCACTGCAGCAAACGGTGTTGCCGATCCATATCGGTGAAATGCTGCTTTTGGTCGTCGCACTTTCCATGCTGCTGACGCCGCTTTTCTTCATCCTCTACGACTATCTCAGCCACCGGATGGGCGAGGCAAACGACGAGAATCCCGAGCCGGACCGGATTGATGCCAAGGCCCCGGTGATCATCGCCGGGATTGGCCGGTTTGGGCAGGTCGTCAACCGGATGGTGCAGGCCTCAGGCTTCAAAACCATCGTGCTCGACAGTGATCTCTCGACGATCCAACTGATGCGCAAATTCGGATTCCGAGGCTTCTTTGGCGATCCGACCCGGCCCGAGCTTCTGCATGCGGCGGGGTTGGATGACGCGAGCGTTCTGGTGGTTGCCGTGGATGACAAACAAGCGGCGGTCAATCTGGTGAGCTATGCCAGACGGCTCCGGCCCGATATCGCGATCACCGCGCGGGCACATGACCGGTTGCATGTCTACGAGCTCTATAATGCCGGGGCCGACCATATCGTGCGCGAGATGTTCGACAGCTCCCTCCGCGCGGCGCGCTATGTGCTCGAAGATATGGGGATGACGGATTACGAGGCTCATGAGTTGGAAACCGCGTTTTACCGTCACGATCGGCAAAACCTCCGCAGCCTCGCCGATGTCTGGGTGCCGGGCGTGCCAGTGACGCAGAACGACGCGTATATGGAGCGCGCGCGCGAGCTGAACAACAACCTGGAGACCGCCCTGGTCACGCAGCTTGATGAGATGGCTCATGATGAGCCGCCGCAAACCGGCAAGCGCCGCACCCGTAGCGATGCCGGGGCCCTCAAAGGGGTGATCGCCCGGCAAAACGCGACGCAAAACCCAGGCGACGGCTAG
- the cobT gene encoding nicotinate-nucleotide--dimethylbenzimidazole phosphoribosyltransferase, with the protein MIQAPDSPAAFRAALTAAPSSDVAAIAEAQARNGQLTKPPGALGRLEDLAIWYAGWRSNPRPTIASPQALVFAGNHGVVARGVSAFPAEVTVQMVANFEAGGAAINQLCKSAGADLSVHALELDRPTADFTQGPAMSEAELMAAIGAGWTAVNPDADLLITGEMGIGNTTSAAAIAFALYGGAASDWTGRGTGVDDAGLALKTQVVADGLAANPSAATDGLEALRCLGGRELAAMVGAIAHARVLRIPVILDGFICTAAAAALAKAVPGALDHAVAGHLSAEHAHGPLLTALGKEPLLALGMRLGEGSGAALAIQVLKGALACHSGMATFAEAGVAAG; encoded by the coding sequence ATGATCCAAGCTCCCGATAGTCCCGCCGCGTTTCGTGCTGCGTTAACCGCCGCTCCGAGTTCGGATGTGGCGGCCATCGCTGAGGCGCAAGCGCGCAATGGGCAACTCACCAAGCCGCCGGGCGCTCTTGGTCGGCTGGAGGATTTGGCGATCTGGTATGCGGGGTGGCGGTCGAACCCGCGTCCAACAATCGCTTCACCGCAAGCGCTTGTGTTCGCGGGTAATCACGGCGTGGTTGCGCGGGGTGTCAGTGCCTTCCCGGCGGAGGTCACCGTGCAGATGGTGGCCAATTTCGAGGCGGGCGGGGCCGCGATCAACCAACTGTGCAAGTCTGCCGGTGCGGATTTGAGCGTCCACGCATTGGAGCTTGACCGTCCGACCGCCGATTTTACCCAAGGCCCGGCGATGAGTGAGGCCGAGCTAATGGCCGCCATTGGTGCCGGGTGGACCGCCGTCAACCCAGACGCGGATCTTCTGATTACGGGCGAAATGGGGATTGGGAACACCACATCCGCTGCAGCCATCGCATTCGCGCTCTATGGCGGTGCAGCCAGCGATTGGACCGGTCGGGGCACGGGCGTCGATGATGCAGGGCTTGCGTTGAAAACCCAGGTGGTGGCCGATGGGCTGGCCGCCAATCCAAGTGCTGCCACGGATGGGCTGGAGGCGCTGCGGTGTCTTGGCGGGCGCGAACTGGCCGCGATGGTCGGCGCGATCGCCCATGCCCGCGTGCTGCGCATTCCGGTGATCTTGGATGGGTTCATCTGTACCGCTGCCGCCGCAGCCTTGGCCAAAGCCGTTCCCGGGGCGCTGGATCATGCCGTGGCGGGGCATCTCTCTGCGGAACATGCGCATGGGCCGCTCCTAACCGCGCTTGGCAAAGAGCCGCTTCTGGCGCTTGGCATGCGGCTGGGCGAGGGCAGTGGCGCGGCTTTGGCGATCCAGGTTCTGAAAGGCGCTCTGGCCTGTCATTCGGGCATGGCAACCTTTGCCGAGGCCGGTGTCGCAGCGGGTTAG
- the cobS gene encoding adenosylcobinamide-GDP ribazoletransferase: protein MSEGDRTSDTALIRAADIWLALGLLTRLPLPWSGDQNRAARAAWAWPLAGAVLGIWGALTGGIAMSFGLPTGVCAALTLTVLIIASGALHEDGLADTADGFWGGWTPERRLEIMRDSRIGTYGVLALGLSLLARWSLIAAALDHGGAVPVLIVSATISRAPMVALMAHLAPARADGLARTVGRPPADTAWLACGVAGGVALIFAGFGGFLALLMGFAVAIGLGALAKTKIGGQTGDVLGASQQLAEIAAMAVLVAALT, encoded by the coding sequence ATGTCCGAAGGCGACAGAACATCCGACACGGCATTGATCCGGGCCGCCGATATCTGGCTGGCCCTGGGGTTGCTGACACGCTTGCCATTGCCATGGTCAGGCGACCAAAACCGCGCAGCGCGGGCGGCATGGGCCTGGCCGCTGGCGGGTGCCGTCCTTGGCATTTGGGGCGCGCTGACGGGCGGGATCGCGATGAGCTTTGGCCTGCCGACTGGCGTCTGCGCGGCCCTGACACTGACCGTTTTGATCATCGCCAGTGGAGCGTTGCATGAAGATGGGTTGGCCGATACGGCGGATGGGTTCTGGGGCGGCTGGACACCCGAGCGGCGGCTGGAGATCATGCGCGATAGCCGGATCGGCACCTATGGTGTTCTGGCCTTGGGCCTCAGCCTGCTGGCGCGATGGTCGCTGATCGCGGCTGCCTTAGATCACGGCGGTGCAGTTCCCGTGCTAATCGTGAGCGCGACGATCAGCCGTGCGCCGATGGTCGCGCTGATGGCGCATCTGGCCCCGGCGCGTGCCGATGGGTTGGCGCGCACTGTCGGGCGCCCGCCTGCGGACACCGCATGGCTGGCATGCGGCGTGGCCGGTGGCGTGGCGCTGATCTTTGCGGGGTTCGGCGGGTTCTTGGCGCTTCTCATGGGGTTCGCCGTCGCCATCGGGCTTGGTGCACTGGCCAAAACCAAGATCGGCGGCCAAACCGGTGATGTCCTGGGCGCTAGCCAGCAACTGGCAGAGATTGCGGCGATGGCGGTTTTGGTTGCGGCTCTGACATAA
- a CDS encoding glycine zipper 2TM domain-containing protein translates to MSKLLMTVFAASTLFLAGCQMSDQDRANLGLLGGAAGGVLLADALDANDEWTIVAGVAGAAAGTLLARSTQQNRCAYARGDGTIYYAACP, encoded by the coding sequence ATGTCGAAACTTCTTATGACCGTCTTCGCGGCAAGCACGCTGTTTCTTGCAGGCTGCCAGATGAGTGACCAAGACCGCGCGAATCTCGGCCTTCTGGGCGGCGCTGCGGGCGGCGTTTTGCTGGCCGACGCTTTGGATGCCAATGATGAGTGGACCATTGTGGCTGGCGTGGCTGGTGCCGCCGCGGGCACGTTGTTGGCTCGTAGCACGCAGCAGAACCGCTGCGCATATGCACGTGGCGACGGCACGATCTACTACGCTGCCTGCCCCTAA
- a CDS encoding CarD family transcriptional regulator, with translation MSKARKSRDFSPNEYVVYPAHGVGQIVSIEEQEIAGMTLELFVISFEKDKMTLRVPTAKATEVGMRSLSSPDVVSKALDTLKGKARVKRAMWSRRAQEYEQKINSGDLIAIAEVVRDLHRADDQREQSYSERQLYEAALERLTRELAAVNGMDEAGAQKRVDDVLTARAAA, from the coding sequence ATGAGCAAAGCACGCAAATCTCGGGATTTCAGCCCTAACGAATACGTGGTGTACCCTGCGCATGGCGTTGGACAGATCGTATCGATCGAAGAGCAAGAGATTGCTGGGATGACGCTTGAGCTGTTCGTGATCTCGTTTGAGAAAGACAAAATGACCCTGCGTGTGCCGACCGCCAAGGCCACCGAAGTGGGCATGCGCTCTCTGTCGAGCCCTGATGTGGTATCGAAAGCACTTGATACGCTGAAGGGCAAGGCGCGCGTGAAACGGGCCATGTGGTCCCGCCGGGCGCAGGAATACGAGCAAAAGATCAACTCAGGCGATCTGATCGCGATTGCCGAAGTCGTGCGGGATCTGCACCGCGCCGACGATCAGCGTGAGCAGAGCTATTCCGAGCGTCAGCTTTACGAAGCGGCGCTTGAGCGTCTGACCCGCGAGTTGGCGGCTGTGAACGGCATGGATGAGGCTGGTGCGCAGAAGCGCGTCGACGATGTCTTGACGGCGCGTGCCGCCGCCTAA
- the fdxA gene encoding ferredoxin FdxA, which yields MTYIVTDNCIACKYTDCVEVCPVDCFYEGENMLVIHPDECIDCGVCEPECPADAIRPDTEPDMETWVEFNRKWSEAWPVIITKKDQLPNADEMDGKPGKMELFSEAPGEGG from the coding sequence ATGACCTATATCGTTACCGACAACTGCATCGCCTGCAAATACACCGATTGCGTGGAGGTTTGCCCCGTGGATTGCTTCTACGAGGGTGAGAACATGCTGGTCATCCATCCCGATGAATGTATCGATTGTGGCGTCTGCGAACCGGAATGCCCGGCTGACGCGATCCGCCCCGATACTGAGCCGGATATGGAGACCTGGGTCGAATTCAACCGCAAGTGGTCCGAAGCCTGGCCGGTGATCATCACCAAGAAAGATCAGTTGCCAAATGCGGATGAGATGGACGGCAAACCCGGCAAGATGGAGCTGTTTTCCGAGGCGCCGGGCGAAGGTGGTTGA
- a CDS encoding RNA-binding S4 domain-containing protein, with translation MTEAVKDRLDKWLWQARFFKTRSLATKTVSGGHVRVNGEKVQKKATSVGPGDVLTFPQGRMIRVVRIVALATRRGPAPEAQALYDDLTPPAEPIPERVGARPTKKARRDLEALRDDDPDRI, from the coding sequence CTGACCGAGGCGGTCAAAGACCGGCTGGACAAGTGGCTCTGGCAGGCGCGGTTCTTCAAGACCCGGAGCTTGGCCACGAAAACCGTGTCGGGCGGCCATGTGCGCGTCAATGGCGAGAAGGTGCAGAAAAAGGCAACCTCAGTCGGGCCCGGTGATGTGCTGACCTTCCCGCAAGGTCGAATGATCCGCGTGGTTCGGATCGTCGCCTTGGCCACCCGCCGCGGCCCCGCACCCGAAGCTCAGGCGCTCTATGACGATCTGACCCCGCCTGCGGAGCCAATCCCCGAACGTGTCGGTGCGCGCCCAACCAAGAAAGCGCGGCGCGATCTGGAGGCGCTCCGAGACGATGACCCCGATAGGATCTAG